The Lytechinus pictus isolate F3 Inbred chromosome 14, Lp3.0, whole genome shotgun sequence genomic sequence TCAAACCTTGCGGCCAAAGATGTACCCAATCCCACTCCATTTCTCCGCGCTCTACAAAAGAGAGTCCCTGATTGATCAGGCCGAAGGTTCCTGATTGTAAATACAGAGCTTCTACTTTCATTGTAGTTTGTGAattcaagttggtcattatcaAACTTAGTAGTACCAGAAACGAACCAACCAACGGTGTAACCCTTCAAACTGATCTCACACATGAAACTGATATTCCCTCCTACTTCTGCTTCCTGCCTTAGTGGACTCACCGAAAGCAAGGGCATCTGACACGACAATCCTTCCTCTTCACAATTCTGGACATTGTCACCACACGAAAAGGCACACACTGGATGTGCCGTAAGAGCTCGCTGTACGTCCAAAACAAGACTTGTTGAAtatgtgttattatttttcatctgtATGTTCTCGTTTCCTGGCCAATCTAAAGAGCCCAATGAGTAGGTAAACATGTCTGTTGTGCACATGAACATTATGTGATCGCTTGGCAAGAAAACATCTTCGCTTGTCATGTTTGAGGAGCAAGTTGGCACCACCAACGATGGCGTCATCGAAGTTGTCGGAATCGTACTTGGTATGGTAGTCATCATGGTCAATGTCGTAGTCGAGGGCTCCTCTGCGACCCGAAGATAAATCGTTCCGTTTTCTCGATACTCTCCTCGACAGATATAAAGCCCTTCGTCGGTGCTTCTAATATTGGAAATTGATAAGCGCGAAGAATAGCAATGCTCATCTTGTATTTTTCCTGGAACAAACGTACAAGGGGCAAGATGATTCTTAATCATAACTCTATCATCACCTTGCAAAACGGCGTCATCTTTTAACCAACTCAGTTGATTCCTTGAATGTTCAGTATCAGTAACGCAATATAAAATCAGGTTGTCTCCAATATTTAAGGTTTTTCCTGTTTCATTTTCCTGTAAGGAACGACTGCACATGCCGATGCCATCTGTTTGTGCTTGAGTACCAAGATGATTGGCGTCTTGCATTGCTAAGACGTTTAGAAGGAGCCACATGCACCTTACACAGAGTCGttgcaaattgatcttcatcttGAGAACTGGAAATTGATATCAAACCTTTCCTGACTATTTCGTGTGACCAACCATACGAGACTGATAAACAGTAGGGTCCGTAAGTAAAATCTGTATATGAGTAACCCCAAATCTCTATTGTCAACCTGTGTCCGACTCCCACAATACCTGTACACAATAGCTGTCCATATAAGGCAGTCAGTTCTTAAATATTAACATccagaaaaaaggagagaaaaaaaatcaaggaccATTTACAAAGGGTTGAATTTGTGACGTAATGACGTACTACAATAGTTCGTTTCCACTGAAGCGCATCcaagaagtattttttttcgaCTTTACTTCGTTTTCTGGAGAGTAGAAGGGATACCTCCTACCGTTATTCTCGACAAGACTTTCTATAATTATAGTGGTGCAATTGCCTGAGTTTCACCTTTCCGAGCCCAGTTGATTTCCTCTCTTATATACTTGTACAAACATTCTTCTTTAATTGACAGTATTTCAAGATGTATAAATAAGGCCATGACAAAATTCTtgtcttaaaaataaaatttcaactaTTCCATGCATAAGTTTTGTATTTCTGGAATAATCTTAATGGTACGAAAGAATGTTTCTAAATAAACTGGActtgaaatataacaaaaattaattaataatgttccacaacatatttttcttaattatatatattttatttttgacgAGTGAGTGTGGCAAAGACTAtcatcaaattgaaaataaaaacacactttgaaaaaagaaaacataaacgACAGCGGCCTGtaccaggcgcgtagccaggggggggggggcggtgggggcggtcgccccccccccaaaaaaaaaaaaacgtccccaaaaagaa encodes the following:
- the LOC135156674 gene encoding uncharacterized protein LOC135156674, which encodes MKINLQRLCVRCMWLLLNVLAMQDANHLGTQAQTDGIGMCSRSLQENETGKTLNIGDNLILYCVTDTEHSRNQLSWLKDDAVLQGDDRVMIKNHLAPCTFVPGKIQDEHCYSSRLSISNIRSTDEGLYICRGEYRENGTIYLRVAEEPSTTTLTMMTTIPSTIPTTSMTPSLVVPTCSSNMTSEDVFLPSDHIMFMCTTDMFTYSLGSLDWPGNENIQMKNNNTYSTSLVLDVQRALTAHPVCAFSCGDNVQNCEEEGLSCQMPLLSVSPLRQEAEVGGNISFMCEISLKGYTVGWFVSGTTKFDNDQLEFTNYNESRSSVFTIRNLRPDQSGTLFCRARRNGVGLGTSLAARFEVTSAPETSPRTEDPGRSTLITKRPTIHTMPTTPEPQPTTWCLYLPRPDSIPTSASPLSLNLIITIAVCGGVAFIILIAIIIGIVRCRLRDKDPIIAINPVMAFGDMSHDNPVNMDVHFNVYSQHDIYDGDKISSDVLRIDSSKRIPSLIRGRQNGHTRTDRTSSFIPITEDEVDIDEGRSKENDEPGRKLSYYVENDVYVTFDSNA